The region TAGTGCATCGGTGTGAATCAGGCCGTGTGCAGCAAGTTCCTTGGTTACAACTTGTAGTCCTCCTGCATAGTAGAGGTCCTGCAGATAAAAAGAGCCGCCAGGGCTGAAGTGGCAGAGTCTTGGTACTTTTCGGCTGATTTCGTCAAAGAGTTCAAGGTCGATTTCTACTCCTGCTTCATTAGCAATGGCCATCAGATGTAGGACTGTATTGGAGGACCCACCGATGGCCATGTCCACGGCGATGGCATTGTCAAAGGCCTCACGGGTAAGGATCTTCGAGGGTCTGATGTCGTTTTTAAATAGATGCATAATCTGTTTGCCTGCGGTCTTAGCCAGAGCTTTTCGCTTGGCCAAGGTGGCCGGAATGGTTGAGTTCCATGGAAGGGACAAGCCAAGGATTTCCGACATCATGTTCATGGAATTGGCCGTACCCAGCAGGCCGCAAGCACCGCAACCAGGAGAGGCTACGTCTTCCATTTTTCTCAGCTCTTCTTCGCTCAGGTCTCCGGTTGCGACCCGTCCCGCAGCTTCATAACATTTGGAGCCGTCGATCCGCTGTCCGCGATGAATACCTGCTTCCATTGGACCGCCCGAAATCATTATGGACGGGATGTCCAGCCGAGCGGCGGCCATCATCATGGCCGGGGTGATCTTGTCGCAGTTGGTGATGAGAACCAGAGCGTCCAATTGATGGCCTTCGGCCATGGACTCAATGGAATCGGCTATGAGTTCTCGACTGGGCAAGGGATAACGCATTCCCGAGTGTCCCATGGCTATGCCATCGCAGATGGCAATGGCCGGGAATTCGAGAGGTACGCCGCCTTCAGCCGCAACACCACTTTTGACCATGTTGGCCAATTCCGTGAGGTGGATGTGGCCCGGTACGATTTCGTTGAAGGAGTTAACGACGCCTACCAACGGTTTTTTCAAGTCTTCGTCTGATAAGCCCGTCGCCTTCAGTAGCGAACGTTGCGTGGCTCTCGTATATCCTTTTTTAACGGCATCACTTCTCATAAATTCTCTCTTGGTTGTATTGCTCGATCCTTTTTTTTGCGCTTCAGGCCAAAGGGCCAAAAAGGATTCGGACTAGTTTAAAAAGACAGAGTATTTCATGTTTTAAACGCATTTTTTTTTGCTCTAAAATCTTAGGCCTGAAATTTCAGATTATAATAAAGGCAGTAAATGAATATTGTCAAGTGAGGGGGTATTTTTTTGGTTGTTATTTACCCTGTTCTTATTGTAGATACTGCAAATGAGCACTGAATCATTGCGCAAAATATCGCGCCATTCCATCCGTGATGATGCATACCGCGAACTGAAAAATGCCATCCTTGACGGGTTGTTTCCGCCAGGGTCACGGTTGAACCTCAGTGAGCTGATGGAGCAGTTCGGCATCAGCAAGACTCCGCTGACCGAAGCCATTCAAAAACTTGCTAACGAGGGGTTAGTCTCGGTTAAGCCACGAAGCGGAACGTTTGTCAGCGATATGAGTCTGCAGCAAGTGGAGGAGAGCTTTGGCTTTCGTCGGACTATCGAAATCGGTGCCGCAGGAATGATCATCGATGCTATCACGGACGTGGTGATCGCCGATTTGAAAAGTTTGGTAGGCGAAATGGAACGCATTCTAGTCGGAAAACCATCCAGTGACGGTCTTCGCCGGATTCTGCATCTGGACATGCAATTTCATGACACCATCATTGCGGCCAGCGGCAATAATCTTCTTTTGGTGCACTATCGGCAGGTCAATACCCTTTTGCAGGCGCTACGTATTCGCAAGCACTATACATTCGATCACTACAAGAAAGCACTTTCCGACCACAAACGAGTCGTCGCCTGTCTTGAAACCGGAGACAAGGAGGCCTTTGTCGCGGAGGCTACCAAACATCTGGATTCTGCCTCGCGTAGGATAATGGAATACACCCGGTTGGAAATCAACAACGCCAGAACTGCGTGAGGCAACGCCGACCGTAGTAGGTGGGATACCTTTATCGCGCTTGGCTAAGATGGATGCCGCGCAAAAAGGCCAAAAGGAGAGTCTTGTTTTACCATTTGGCTACACTTTAGATTCTCCAGAAATATTCCTCATGTGGCATGTTTCGGGGGAACTCCGCTAGACAAACGGTTAAAGGCTGTGAGATTCTCTTTATTAAAAATTCCTCAAGCATAACAAAAATTTAATTTAAAAGTAAACTTCCAAAATTCATGTATTTCCACTTGGTATACAATTGTATACCTGCATACGCTTTTTTATTTCAGATATGTATAAATAGCCATGATGCAGAAGAGGATATGCGATCCCTCCGAGGGAACTGGCTCAAAGATTGTACAAATTCATGTTGGGAGACAAACTTAAGTCCATGTTCGGTCTGATGTGTTCTTTGGCCAGTCGGCGGACATCTTCCATGGTTTTTGCCGTGGCAAAGGTGGCCTGTAGGCTGTGACCAAATTTGAAATTGGCTGCAAAATAGGACATGAACAGTCGAAATCTTTTGATACCTCGCGACGGATCGAATTCTTGTTCCAAAGCTGTGGCTAGACGTAGGACGTAATCCTGAAAAATATTGTCATCAGGCGTGTAGCCGGTTGTCCATTGAGCAAAGATCCAAGGGCGTGCAACAGCCATACGACCTACGGACACTCCGTCACAGCCTGTTGTGTCCAGCATCTTCTGACAGTGCTGTTGGGTTGTAACATTACCATTACCAAAGACGGGTATGGAGACAGCTTCTTTGATGAAGCGGATGTGGTCAATCATGGGGGGGCGGGTACGTTTGTCAGGGGCCACACGTGGGTGGAAGACCAGACAGTCGGCTCCTGCTGCCTCAAGTTTCTTGGCTAAGGCCACTGCTGGTTCGATATCCTTGGACCAGCCTGTGCGGAATTTGATAAAAACAGGAATGGATACAGCTTTTCGTATTGCTTTTACAATGGCTACGGCCTTGTCTGGGGTCTTAAGCAGGGCCGCTCCTGCCTCGCGTTTGGTCATTCCCCGTGCCGAGCACCCCATGTTGATATCTACTCCAAAGAAACCTTCGCGTTCTACACGCTCTGCTGCAATTACCAATTCCTCTGGCTCGGAACCTGCCAATTGGCATACCAAGTTGGGTAGTTCCCAATTCTGCCACCGAAACACCGGGGATATTCGTGGATTTTCTGAAGGAACAGCCTTTGCGCTGCACATTTCCGTAAACACCAAGCCGCAGGAACCATAGTGGTCCAGAACCTGACGAAAAGCGATGTGAGTCAATCCGGCCATGGGGGCTAACCACAGGCGATTGGGAATGGAGTTTCCGCCAATCATAATGGGGGTGCTGAGCTGGGCCGCTAGTTTGGAGAAATTAGGAGGAGTGGATTGATTCATGGGAGCTGTAATAATGGTTGTGGGTGTCATAATATGCAGCACTAGGTATACTTTTGTTGTACACTGGGCAAGCGTAGAGCTCTTGAAAAGAAACTTTTCTCCCTATAGCAGGTCGCCCAAAAAATAAAGTTGAGGCAGATGATAGTTCCCAGCACTTCAGCAAGATCGCAGGCCGCAATAGTTATTTCGCAAAGGCGCCAGAGAGCTTTTACTGTGAATTTAGAGTGTTCTGAACAGCATGCTCTTTAACTCCATTCGCTGATAGAAAGCTATTTTCCACCTTGGCTTCACAAGCATTAAATCAAATCTGAACTATACTACTCCATTTCCTAAATATTCTAAAAGTAGCTCTGGATAAGTTATAACGTCCAATCTTCCAAAAGCCGCAGCCTTAAGAGCTCTGTAGCAACCATTGCAGGGGCATAGTATTTTATCTAGATTATTTTCTAGCGCTTTTTGGATTATTTTTTCTGCTGACTGTTTGCAGCACAATTTATTGGGCAGATCGAATACAGAAAGGCCGTCTAAAGAATCAAGAACTTCTCGGTAGCGTGGCCAGTCCAAATTGGCATCCGGATAATGTGCTCTGTAAAATGTGTGGCACCCTTCAAAGTATCCCAAGCGAACCGGTGATGTTTTGCATGTGTTTTCTTTCATATTCTCTAAAATGAGATCAAGGATATAGCCATGGAACTCGGCAGAATCTTTGGCGGCCTGCTTTGCCGCGTATGCACATCCCACACAGCAGTAAAAGAGTTTTTTAACGCTTGCTTCTTTGGCTAATTCCAGATTTTTGCGCGCAAACTTAGTTCCCTGAATATGTCCTTTTTCCAAATCTTCTGTGACAAGCGGCAAGCCGCAACAGTATTCCTTTTCAAACCAAGTGTAATCTACGTTCAAGATATCCAGCAATTTGATATAATCCTGTAGCAGATAGGGGGTGTTAAAGGGGCGATAGCACCCGAAAATAAGCCCGTAATCGGCACTTTTTTTAGGGTTGGCTATTCCGTGTGCCGCTAATACTTCATTTCTTAGAAGTTCACTGACTCCATGATTGCCATAATTTTCAATGTCGCTGATCTGGTCTTCAAAAGATCGACCACAAGCTATTTTTTCGGCAAAACTTTTTTCCGCTTTAAATCCTTTTATTTTAGACATAAAATTTCTCCTGAGAGGTCTGCTATTTTGAGTGCAAATTTGGTCTGGAACTTTGCAAAACAGGTGGCAACTAATAAATTAGTAATTTTAATCGTTATTAAATAAGGTTCAAGGGGAGAATGACAAGGTAAAGCAATGATCAAAAATAGAAGTGTTTTGTGAAATGAGATATATTAATTAAAAAATTTGCTAATTTTAAACCATACTAGCAAAAAAAGGCAGGATTTCTCATTAAAATGAGAAATCCTGCCTTGTCAAAATCAATTTATTCTTCGTGTCGATGTAAATTTACCTTAAAGCTATTTACGCAAATTTAATCTTAACTAGCAGAATAATGAGGCTTAGTGATGGTTAATTCTTTTTTGCAATACATTTAATTTCAACTAAGCCGCCGAGGGGCAGTGCTGAAACTTGGACAGCTGCGCGGGCAGGTTTGTGATCTCCCATGAAAGAAGCATATATACCGTTCAGGGTTTTAAATTCACCCATATCAATAAGAAAAACATCTACGCTGACGATGTCTTTAACTGAGCATCCGGCTGCTTCTAGAATTGATCCCAAATTTTTAAGAGACTGCTCGGCTTGATCTGAAAAACTGGCAGGCAGAGTCATAGTCTCTGGATTAAGTCCAAGCTGTCCGCTTACGTAAAGCATTCCGTCTACAGCAACTGCTTGGGAATAAGGTCCAACTGCTGCTGGTGCTTTTTCTGTTGCGATTAAATTGAGTTCACTCATATTAGTTTCTCCTTCAAAATAGTTGTATGTTGTTTGTTGGTAATCCTAAATCATAAAAATATTAACACTTTAAGAACTTGAAGACTGACTGTCTAGGAGGCGGAGAATTACTGCATCTACCGCAGCAAAGCCAACTCCTGACAATTCACCTACAGCTAGTGCATTGTTTTTAAAGTTTGTACCGATGATCCCTTGCTGCGAAGTAAATTTTGAACCGTTAGTAGCAAGAAGCATCCCCATATAGGCTTCACCTGCGGCAGTTCCTACTTTCAGTGCGCAAGTGGATTTGGCTCCGTCACAGATCATTCCCAATACTGATGATAGTACGTAGGAGGATGCTTGCTCAGCCTGAGCAGGTGTCCCTTTGGCTAACCTTGTGAGCGCTGCTGCTGCTCCGGCTCCGGCCGCAATGGAACATCCACACACTGGTGTCAGTCGTCCTGTTTTTGCTTTGACTGCCCCTGTAACGAGGTGGGACAGCGCTAAAGCTTCAGCTAGTTCACGGTCCGAACATTTCCAGAATCTGGCTGCCAGTGCCGGAGGGATAATCGCTGTTAAACCGTGGTTGCCGCTGCCAGCACTGCTCATTACGGGCCATGGACCACCGTCCATGCGAACGTCAGCCGCAGCTGCGGACCATGCACGGATAACCCAAGCCAAATCATCCTGATTCATCTGCTCGGACGTGATATAACCAGAACCTAGTCCCCATGGGCGTTCTAGTCCTTCTGTTGCAACGTGCAGATTCATTTCTGCGCCTTTCAGAAGAAATGTTTCGTCATCTTTATCTATTGTACCTGCCAGTTCCCATAAATCAGCAAAATTAAGACGTGCAAGTTCTGAAAGGTATGAAGGTAGTCTGCCTGAACCTCCTTCATTTTCTTGTCCTTGGAAAACTATACGTTTGTTGTGGATGACTTCTACAAGATTGTCATGTGAATGGGCGACAACGGCAGTAACGCTTTCACCCTGCCGCAGCATCTCAACTTCTACATAAACATTAGGAGTGTCGTGTACTACTTCCTGTGTAAGGCTTCCGGCATTAAGCATGTCAGCGGCTTTAGAGATACAGTCGTCATTGATGTCTTCGAGTGAGAGCAATCCTTTTTCAGGGTCTCCTCCCAGTGCGCCAAGTGCTGCAGCAAGTAAGTTCCCTTTTAGTCCTGGGGTGCCGGGTATTCCTACTGATTGACCATTTTTGTAAATATTAGCTGATAAACGCAGGTGAATATGTTTTGGAGGTCCGGCAAGATATTTTGCACCGGAACTGGCGGCAAAGGCCACTGCACCGGGTTCGGTACAACCCAAGGCGGGTTTGACTTCATTATTAAAGAAAGCGTGCAGATCCATATTAATCCTTTTGTTATGCGCGGATAAAGAAGCAGTCCGCGGAATAGGGTTTAGCTATTTGGCTTCTATGCTGTCACACTATCAAGTATAATGCCAACATTGAAAATTGGCGTTGCGGTACACCTCATGCATAGGAAGAAGAATAACT is a window of Desulfovibrio sp. UCD-KL4C DNA encoding:
- a CDS encoding tRNA dihydrouridine synthase, which encodes MTPTTIITAPMNQSTPPNFSKLAAQLSTPIMIGGNSIPNRLWLAPMAGLTHIAFRQVLDHYGSCGLVFTEMCSAKAVPSENPRISPVFRWQNWELPNLVCQLAGSEPEELVIAAERVEREGFFGVDINMGCSARGMTKREAGAALLKTPDKAVAIVKAIRKAVSIPVFIKFRTGWSKDIEPAVALAKKLEAAGADCLVFHPRVAPDKRTRPPMIDHIRFIKEAVSIPVFGNGNVTTQQHCQKMLDTTGCDGVSVGRMAVARPWIFAQWTTGYTPDDNIFQDYVLRLATALEQEFDPSRGIKRFRLFMSYFAANFKFGHSLQATFATAKTMEDVRRLAKEHIRPNMDLSLSPNMNLYNL
- a CDS encoding GntR family transcriptional regulator, coding for MSTESLRKISRHSIRDDAYRELKNAILDGLFPPGSRLNLSELMEQFGISKTPLTEAIQKLANEGLVSVKPRSGTFVSDMSLQQVEESFGFRRTIEIGAAGMIIDAITDVVIADLKSLVGEMERILVGKPSSDGLRRILHLDMQFHDTIIAASGNNLLLVHYRQVNTLLQALRIRKHYTFDHYKKALSDHKRVVACLETGDKEAFVAEATKHLDSASRRIMEYTRLEINNARTA
- a CDS encoding RidA family protein, whose amino-acid sequence is MSELNLIATEKAPAAVGPYSQAVAVDGMLYVSGQLGLNPETMTLPASFSDQAEQSLKNLGSILEAAGCSVKDIVSVDVFLIDMGEFKTLNGIYASFMGDHKPARAAVQVSALPLGGLVEIKCIAKKN
- a CDS encoding (Fe-S)-binding protein; its protein translation is MSKIKGFKAEKSFAEKIACGRSFEDQISDIENYGNHGVSELLRNEVLAAHGIANPKKSADYGLIFGCYRPFNTPYLLQDYIKLLDILNVDYTWFEKEYCCGLPLVTEDLEKGHIQGTKFARKNLELAKEASVKKLFYCCVGCAYAAKQAAKDSAEFHGYILDLILENMKENTCKTSPVRLGYFEGCHTFYRAHYPDANLDWPRYREVLDSLDGLSVFDLPNKLCCKQSAEKIIQKALENNLDKILCPCNGCYRALKAAAFGRLDVITYPELLLEYLGNGVV
- the ilvD gene encoding dihydroxy-acid dehydratase, whose amino-acid sequence is MRSDAVKKGYTRATQRSLLKATGLSDEDLKKPLVGVVNSFNEIVPGHIHLTELANMVKSGVAAEGGVPLEFPAIAICDGIAMGHSGMRYPLPSRELIADSIESMAEGHQLDALVLITNCDKITPAMMMAAARLDIPSIMISGGPMEAGIHRGQRIDGSKCYEAAGRVATGDLSEEELRKMEDVASPGCGACGLLGTANSMNMMSEILGLSLPWNSTIPATLAKRKALAKTAGKQIMHLFKNDIRPSKILTREAFDNAIAVDMAIGGSSNTVLHLMAIANEAGVEIDLELFDEISRKVPRLCHFSPGGSFYLQDLYYAGGLQVVTKELAAHGLIHTDALTVTGKTMGENIAEATAPDSEVVRPFDNPYYPEGGIAVLKGNLAPEGAIVKQSAVDKEMLTHKGPARVFDLEEDAVEAILGGKIVEGDVVIVRYEGPKGGPGMREMLTPTAAIAGAGLDKNVALITDGRFSGATRGASIGHVSPEASEGGAIALIKDGDIIEIDIPKRSLNLAIDEKELKARRKAWTPLPPKVSKGYLARYAKCVSSARYGAIVR
- a CDS encoding serine dehydratase subunit alpha family protein; this translates as MDLHAFFNNEVKPALGCTEPGAVAFAASSGAKYLAGPPKHIHLRLSANIYKNGQSVGIPGTPGLKGNLLAAALGALGGDPEKGLLSLEDINDDCISKAADMLNAGSLTQEVVHDTPNVYVEVEMLRQGESVTAVVAHSHDNLVEVIHNKRIVFQGQENEGGSGRLPSYLSELARLNFADLWELAGTIDKDDETFLLKGAEMNLHVATEGLERPWGLGSGYITSEQMNQDDLAWVIRAWSAAAADVRMDGGPWPVMSSAGSGNHGLTAIIPPALAARFWKCSDRELAEALALSHLVTGAVKAKTGRLTPVCGCSIAAGAGAAAALTRLAKGTPAQAEQASSYVLSSVLGMICDGAKSTCALKVGTAAGEAYMGMLLATNGSKFTSQQGIIGTNFKNNALAVGELSGVGFAAVDAVILRLLDSQSSSS